Genomic segment of Acinetobacter larvae:
GGCTTAACTATTTTGTTTTTGCATATTCACAATATATTTTAAAACCCACTTCAAATTAAAAGTCTTTGATTTTCTTGTGATTACAAAGTACTTTTCGACAATATCACAGCTTGCCCGGTACTCTGAGCACCATAGTATTTGCATTAAAATAATAATACATCGTCTTCCTATTCAAATAAGCAATAAGAGATAAGCAAACGAGCCTTAATCCACCCTATTCAAACAATTGTTAATTTATGTAAATAGCTATTTTATACAAAGGTGTCTTTATGCCAATATATGTTTATTGGCTTTAAGCCACTATAAAGAGTAAATATTATGCCGATCCAATTACTTTCTTCCAATAAGCAAAAGACTAACATCGACTTTAAACAATTTTCAGGCGGTGAACGCCACATTCAACTCGATCCTAACGACTTAAAAACACTCGCTCCAAACGTGAATATTCGTGCCGAGCTACTACAAAGCCATGACATTTTAGATTACTTATTATTAGAAGATATTCTGATTCAACATCAAAAAAATATTCGTCTTGAAATTCCTTATTTCCCCTACGCCAGACAAGATCGGGTATGCACAGATGGACAAGCCTTCTCTCTACAAGTTTTTTGTCGCTTATTGGACAATCAAGAAATTGCAACACATCAGAAAGAACTTATCTTATGGGATGTACATAGTGATGTAACATTACACTTACTGCAACAGCTCAAGTCTTTTCATCAGATTACCCATATTCCAGCAACAAAAATCATGCAACATGACGCTGAGTTAAGCGCTTTACTAACCGCCCCTCATAGCATTTTGGTCTGTCCTGATCAGGGTGCCATCACACGTAGCCAAGACATTGCAGCGCATTTTAATCCATTGCGACAACAAGCCATTGAGGTCATCTATTGCGATAAAGTCCGTGATCCCAGCAGTGGAAAAATTACGTCTAGCTGTTTACACGCAAAAGATTTGCGAGGCAAAACCGCCATCATTTGTGATGATATCTGCGATGGTGGTGCAACCTTTATCGGCATTGCCAAACAACTACGTGCGCTGCACTGCCAACATATTGTTTTATATGTAACACACGGCATCTTTAGTCGCGGGCTCGAGGTATTTGATGGGTTAATAGAGCAAGTATTTTGTAGCAATAGCCGTCCTCAAGTCCAGCACCCTCACTTAAATATTATTGATTTTGAAGCACTTTAATATGATATCGGCCATACATGCTCAAAAACAATGTCTGAACAATCACAGCCTACGGTACACCCTTTGCCTCAAAGCTTCGGCTTAGCCCCATCTCAAGCATCATATTGCGTAGCAATTATCTCGGAGAATAATAAATGAGCTTTCAAATTAACCCACTACATGCCATTGATTTTTATAAAGCGGATCATAGACGCCAATATCCTCAAGGTACAGAATATGTTTATGCCAACTTCACAGCTCGCTCTGCACGTTTAGCGGTGATGTTGCCAGATTCTGATGACAAAATTGTGTTCTTTGGACTGCAAGGTTTTATCCAACACTTCTTGATAGAGACATGGAATGAAGGTTTTTTTCAACAGGATAAAGAAAAAGTATTGTCTCGTTATCAGCGCCGTATGGACTTAGCTTTGGGTGAAGCTGCCATTCCGACAGAACATATCGCAGCATTGCATGACCTAGGTTATTTACCGCTTAAAATCAAAGCGCTTCCTGAAGGTACACGGGTTAATATGCGGGTACCCGTACTCACCATCATCAATACTAAGCCAGAATTTTTCTGGTTAACCAATTATATTGAAACTGTGCTCAGTGCTGAACTATGGAAAAGCTGTACTACTGCCACTATTGCTTTTGAATACAAAAGACTACTGACCCAATATGCACACAAAACCGCAGCACCAATCGACAATGTCATACTACAAGCCCATGATTTTAGCAGTCGTGGTATGAGTGGTATTTATGACGCAGCACAATCCAGCGCAGGACATTTAACCAGTTTTATTGGCACAGATGCTGTTGCTGCAATTGATTATGTTGAAGAATATTATCAAGCCGAGGGTGTGATTGGGGTTTCTGTACCCGCAACAGAACATAGCGTGATGTGCATGGGCAATGAAGACCATGAACTGGAAACTTTTAGACGCTTAATCTGTGATTTATATCCAAGCGGGATTGTCAGTATTGTTTCCGATACTTGGGATTTCTGGCGTGTAATCACCGAATTCAGTGTGCAATTAAAGCAAGATATTTTAAATCGCCAACCCAATGCACTCGGTCTGGCAAAAGTTGTATTTCGTCCAGACTCAGGCGACCCTATAAAAATTATTTGTGGTGATCCCGATGCGCCACAAAATAGCCCAGCCTATAAAGGTGCTGTACAGTGCTTATGGGAAATATTTGGCGGTCAAACCACAGCAAAAGGCTATAAGGTGCTCCATGAACGAATTGGATTAATTTATGGTGACTCCATTACCTTAGCGCGTGCACAAGCCATTTTAATGCAACTTGAAGCCCAAGGTTTTGCCTCCAACAACCTAGTCTTCGGCATCGGCAGTTATACTTATAACTATATAACCCGTGATAGTTTTGGTTTCGCCGTAAAAGCAACTTGGGGGCAAGTGAATGGTGTGGCACGCGATTTAGTCAAAGACCCAATCACCGATAATGGCACTAAGAAATCTGCCAAAGGTTTACTGCGCGTTGAAAAAAATACGAATGGTTATGTGCTCTTTGATCAACAAAGCCCAGAGCAAGAACAGCTAGGTGAATTACACACAGTATTTGAAAATGGGCAATTATATATTCAACATCGCTTGGCAGAGATACGACAGCGCCTAAATGAAGCACTGTAATATTTTGTGCTTTAATGAAGAATCAATATAGAATACCTTATCCTGTAAACTAACAGCTTAAGCTTATCGCACAGGTCTACAACCAGGGACGCGTGTAGCTTAAGCTATAGATGCATATCGAAATATTTTCAAACGCAAAATTTCAGTTTTTCAGACTTGCACCGTTCAAGTTTGAGCCAAAGGATTGTAGTTTTACAATGCAGCCTCTGTATTAAATAACAACACCACACTGTCTTGGTTTAAACCAAAGTCTTGTTTGAGTTGCATCGCTGCATTGTCTTTGGCACGGCAGATATAATCTAATAATCCTAGGGTCACGGCACCAGATGGACCACTCGAAATAATAGGATCACCTGCAATGGGATGAGCATATAAATCCATCCCTCGTAGCGTCAATTGATCCGATACTGCCGTAAAGATGCTTGTGCCATCTCTTAATACTGGCCACGTAACAGGATTCACCTCACCACATGCCAACCCAGCCATGATGGACTCTAATGCACCAGTAATCGCAACTGGTATTGCCTGTGGTTGCTGGGCAGAATGCAATAAACACGCCGCCTGTTGTGGTTCGGTCAACATGACTGTTAAAGGGGCCGATGCTGTGTTCTCTAAGCGATCGAGCAAATAGCCCAATACCCCACCAGCCATTGCCCCAACCCCAGCTTGCAACATTACATGACTCGGCAGAGCTAAATCCATATATAAAAGCTGTTGTATCGCTTCATCTGCCATAGTCATATAGCCCTGAGAAATCCATGTTGGAATCTCTTGGTAGGTTTCCCATGCTGTATCTTGGACCAAAACCCATTGATAACGTTCTGCCAATTGCTGTGCCAAGCGCACAGTATCATCATAATTTAAATCACTCACGTGGCATTTTGCGCCCAATGCCAGTATTTTATCGACGCTTGCTTGTGATGAACCTTTGGGCATGAGAATGACTGCATTTTGTTTCATTTCACGGGCGATCCATGCCACTCCACGACCATGATTTCCGGCGGTAGCAGTAATAAAAACCATCGACTGTGCATGATCCCTTGCAATCTGTTCAAAGTCAAAATCAGCCAAAGGAATTGCCAGTTTTTCACTGAGCAAACGTGCCAAGGCATAAGCACTTCCCAAAACTTTAAATGCACCTAAACTTAATCGATCAGCTTCATTCTTCACATAAATATGCTTGAGCCCCAGATGATCTGCCAAATTCTGTAAACTCAATAAGGGCGTATTACGGTATTGCGGCATTTTTTCGTGTAAACCACGGATTTGCTGTGCAATTGCTACATTAAATAACGCACTATGATGCGCTTTTCGGTGTGGATTAATTTTACTGCTAATCATAAATGATGTTATCTATTCGCTGCTATTTGATCTAAAGCTTGGCAATCACCACCCAAAAAGTCAAAATTAATCATTCACTTAAATCAAAAATGCAGCTTTATCTTATATTGCCTAATCAGTCTGCAATTTTTTTGCTTAATTACGCTTTTTGTGCAACTTTTTTGCTTGGGATAATTTCGGAGTGATGAGTTGATCAGGCGCTATTTGCTCTGCTATTTAGTATTTAGATCGCTATTGGGAGTATCCGATCTTTCTTTACTTAGGTCTTAGGCTATTTATAGTGCCACTTCAGTGCCTTTGAATGCTTCTCTTACTGCTCTGTTGGCTAAATCACAATCATCGATTAAAACATGACTTTTCAATTGTCTGCTTGCATAATAATGCAGTTCATCTTTTTCTAGGGTTGTATGCACCTTGCGCCTCGATCTAGCAACTATATTTCCTGCCTGGCGATGGCTGAAACGTTATGACAGCGGCCAATTTAAAGCTGATTTTATTGCCGCATTGATCGTCATTGCGATCTTAATTCCGCAAGGTATGGCCTATGCCATCGTTGCTGGTCTTCCGCCAATTACAGGTTTATATGCCAGCGTACTGCCGATGATGGTCTATGCTTGTTTGGGGGGTAGCGCAACGCTATCGATTGGTCCTGTGGCACTTATTTCTATGATGGTCTACGCCACACTGAATCCCCTCTATCAAATTGGATCACCAACTTATATCCAAGCTGCGTGTTTATTGGCTTTACTGGTCGGATTGATCTCATTACTATTGGGTATTTTCCGTTTTGGTTTTTTGATTCGTCTGATTAGTCATCCCGTCATTAAAAGTTTTATTATTGCATCTGCACTATTAATTGCACTGAGTCAGTTCAAATTATTCTTGGCAATACCGCTCGACATCGAAAATCTTGCTGCATTTCTCACTAGTTTTTATCATTATTGGCGCTTTATCGATTTAGCGACTTTGGCATTGGGTTTATCAACCATTGCATTATTATTAGGTTTACCGCAATTATTACGTCATACCCGTTTTGGGCATATTTTACCCAATAAGTTTTTAGCCATTGTACTGAAGTTAATCCCGCTATTGGTGATTATCTTGATTATTATCATTACCTATGTTTTTGCTTTACCAGAATATGGCATTCAGGTAGTGGGGGAAATTCCTGCCGCATTGCCCCCCATCGCTATGCCTTTTTGGTCATGGCAAATGCTACTACAACTGTTACCGGGTGCATTTATGATCGCGATGGTGAGTTTTGTTGAATCTATTTCGATTGCACAAGCCACAGCCTTTCAAAACCGTCATCAGCTCAACAGTAACCAAGAACTTATTGCACTCGGTGTTGCCAATATAAGCGCCGGCATTAGTGCTGCATTTCCGGTCACTGGAAGTTTATCGCGGACCGTGGTAAATGCCGATGCGGGTGCTAAAACACCATTAGCCGGTTTTATCTCTTCAATCATGATGATGATTGCTAGTTTTTACTTAAGCCAATATCTACAATTATTACCACTCACGGTTTTGGCTGCTACCATTATAGTCTCTATTTGGAAATTGGTAGATTTCAAACCGTTTATTGATACCTGGCGCTATTCTAAGGCAGATGGTATTGCCATGTGGATTACTTTCTTTGCGGTGTTGTTTATCGATATTTCAACGGGTTTAATCTTAGGAATTGCTTCTACCTTTTTATTGATGTTATGGCGTGTCAGCCGACCACATATTGCCGTAATTGGTCGTGTACAAGGTACACAGCATTTTAGAAATATACAACGCCATCAGGTGATTACTACACCAGAATTGATTTCTATTCGTATAGATGAAAGCCTTAACTTCCTCAATGTACATACGCTCAAAGAATTTATTATTGCAACAGTCAGCCAGCATAATGGCTTAAAACACGTTATTATCAATTGTTCGAGTATTAGTAATATCGATCTCAGTGCCTTAGAAAGCTTAGAAGATATTAACCACCAGCTACA
This window contains:
- a CDS encoding phosphoribosyltransferase family protein, giving the protein MPIQLLSSNKQKTNIDFKQFSGGERHIQLDPNDLKTLAPNVNIRAELLQSHDILDYLLLEDILIQHQKNIRLEIPYFPYARQDRVCTDGQAFSLQVFCRLLDNQEIATHQKELILWDVHSDVTLHLLQQLKSFHQITHIPATKIMQHDAELSALLTAPHSILVCPDQGAITRSQDIAAHFNPLRQQAIEVIYCDKVRDPSSGKITSSCLHAKDLRGKTAIICDDICDGGATFIGIAKQLRALHCQHIVLYVTHGIFSRGLEVFDGLIEQVFCSNSRPQVQHPHLNIIDFEAL
- a CDS encoding nicotinate phosphoribosyltransferase, which translates into the protein MSFQINPLHAIDFYKADHRRQYPQGTEYVYANFTARSARLAVMLPDSDDKIVFFGLQGFIQHFLIETWNEGFFQQDKEKVLSRYQRRMDLALGEAAIPTEHIAALHDLGYLPLKIKALPEGTRVNMRVPVLTIINTKPEFFWLTNYIETVLSAELWKSCTTATIAFEYKRLLTQYAHKTAAPIDNVILQAHDFSSRGMSGIYDAAQSSAGHLTSFIGTDAVAAIDYVEEYYQAEGVIGVSVPATEHSVMCMGNEDHELETFRRLICDLYPSGIVSIVSDTWDFWRVITEFSVQLKQDILNRQPNALGLAKVVFRPDSGDPIKIICGDPDAPQNSPAYKGAVQCLWEIFGGQTTAKGYKVLHERIGLIYGDSITLARAQAILMQLEAQGFASNNLVFGIGSYTYNYITRDSFGFAVKATWGQVNGVARDLVKDPITDNGTKKSAKGLLRVEKNTNGYVLFDQQSPEQEQLGELHTVFENGQLYIQHRLAEIRQRLNEAL
- a CDS encoding diaminopropionate ammonia-lyase, producing the protein MISSKINPHRKAHHSALFNVAIAQQIRGLHEKMPQYRNTPLLSLQNLADHLGLKHIYVKNEADRLSLGAFKVLGSAYALARLLSEKLAIPLADFDFEQIARDHAQSMVFITATAGNHGRGVAWIAREMKQNAVILMPKGSSQASVDKILALGAKCHVSDLNYDDTVRLAQQLAERYQWVLVQDTAWETYQEIPTWISQGYMTMADEAIQQLLYMDLALPSHVMLQAGVGAMAGGVLGYLLDRLENTASAPLTVMLTEPQQAACLLHSAQQPQAIPVAITGALESIMAGLACGEVNPVTWPVLRDGTSIFTAVSDQLTLRGMDLYAHPIAGDPIISSGPSGAVTLGLLDYICRAKDNAAMQLKQDFGLNQDSVVLLFNTEAAL
- a CDS encoding SulP family inorganic anion transporter; the encoded protein is MRLDLATIFPAWRWLKRYDSGQFKADFIAALIVIAILIPQGMAYAIVAGLPPITGLYASVLPMMVYACLGGSATLSIGPVALISMMVYATLNPLYQIGSPTYIQAACLLALLVGLISLLLGIFRFGFLIRLISHPVIKSFIIASALLIALSQFKLFLAIPLDIENLAAFLTSFYHYWRFIDLATLALGLSTIALLLGLPQLLRHTRFGHILPNKFLAIVLKLIPLLVIILIIIITYVFALPEYGIQVVGEIPAALPPIAMPFWSWQMLLQLLPGAFMIAMVSFVESISIAQATAFQNRHQLNSNQELIALGVANISAGISAAFPVTGSLSRTVVNADAGAKTPLAGFISSIMMMIASFYLSQYLQLLPLTVLAATIIVSIWKLVDFKPFIDTWRYSKADGIAMWITFFAVLFIDISTGLILGIASTFLLMLWRVSRPHIAVIGRVQGTQHFRNIQRHQVITTPELISIRIDESLNFLNVHTLKEFIIATVSQHNGLKHVIINCSSISNIDLSALESLEDINHQLQKLDIALHFSEVKGPVMDKLQYSTLPQDLTGQFFLTHYQAVQQLQQDGSSPP